The following coding sequences are from one Capsicum annuum cultivar UCD-10X-F1 chromosome 3, UCD10Xv1.1, whole genome shotgun sequence window:
- the LOC124896814 gene encoding uncharacterized protein LOC124896814 — protein sequence MVKEGIVLGLKVSYKGLKVDKAKVELIVKLPHPVIVKEVWSFLGHAVYRRFIQDFPKITSPMCKFLEKEDKFEFETDFHEAFEKLTEAPILIAPAWELPFELMCEASDIVVGAVLACEVYLPEATIQQRKKLLHDSRAYIWDEPYLFKQGPDGIIHRCITEAEFSKVLQDCHSSPYGGHHGGQRTARKVLQSEVEVFDVWGIDFMGPFPPSKGNLYILVAVDYVSKWVKAMASPTHDARVVLRFVKKNIFSRFGTPRALISDRGMHFINTWLKNLLAKHGVRHKVATAYYPQTSGQVEVLNQEIKQILQNAACHLPVELELQAYLVVKKLNFQMTAAGERRLLQLNELDEFRLYAYKNAKLYKEKIKRWDLQSEEKDITTCKENSQLVPSFTYSNICCIFCVIEIMEPQPVKGKAKSRTFAPTIKKSRPSESQLKRLSRVPPLQRGKVCKFGFKAVRKDGKQCYSKHMDAKYIP from the exons atggttaaggaaggaattGTACTAGGCCTTAAAGTGTCATACAAAGGACTCAAAGTGGACAAAGCAAAAGTTGAATTGATTGTAAAGTTGCCTCATCCAGTCATAGTCAAAGAAGTGTGGAGCTTTCTGGGACATGCAGTTTATAGACGATTCATTCAAGATTTCCCAAAGATTACAAGTCCCATGTGCAAGTTTTTAGAGAAAGAAGACAAGTTTGAGTTTGAGACTGATTTCCATGAAGCTTTTGAGAAGCTGACGGAAGCACCTATTCTGATTGCACCAGCTTGGGAGTTACCTTTTGAGCTAATGTGTGAGGCTAGTGACATTGTGGTGGGAGCAGTTTTAG CTTGTGAGGTGTACCTTCCTGAGGCCACCATACAACAAAGGAAGAAATTACTCCATGATTCTCGTGCCTATATTTGGGATGAACCGTACCTTTTCAAGCAGGGTCCAGATGGAATTATTCATAGGTGTATCACAGAGGCTGAATTTTCAAAGGTATTACAAGATTGCCACTCATCTCCATATGGTGGACATCATGGGGGTCAGAGGACTGCGAGGAAAGTGCTGCAATCAG AAGTCGAAGtctttgatgtttgggggatcgatttcatgggtccattCCCACCATCAAAAGGTAATCTATATATTCTAGTAGCGGTTGACTATGTCTCTAAATGGGTGAAAGCTATGGCGAGTCCGACCCATGATGCAAGAGTGGTGCTGagatttgtgaagaaaaatatattttccagatttggtaCACCAAGAGCACTAATTAGTGACAGAGGTATGCATTTCATTAACACTTGGCTCAAGAATCTTCTTGCTAAACATGGTGTGAGGCACAAGGTTGCCACTGCATACTATCCCCAAACTAGTGGACAGGTTGAAGTATTAAATCAGGAGATTAAGCAAATACTTCAGAACGCA GCATGTCATCTTCCTGTGGAGTTGGAATTGCAAGCATATTTGGTGGTGAAGAAGCTAAACTTTCAGATGACTGCCGCGGGGGAAAGAAGGTTATTGCAACTGAATGAGCTTGATGAGTTTAGACTCTATGCCTACAAAAATGCCAAGCTATACAAGGAGAAGATCAAAAGATG GGATTTGCAAAGTGAAGAAAAGGATATTACCACATGTAAGGAGAACAGTCAG CTGGTCCCAAGTTTTACATACTCAAATATTTGTTGCATCTTCTGTGTTATAGAAATTATGGAACCACAACCAGTCAAAGGCAAGGCAAAGTCAAGAACTTTTGCACCTACGATAAAAAAGAGCAGACCATCTGAAAGTCAACTGAAAAGGTTATCTAGGGTTCCACCACTTCAACGGGGGAAGGTTTGCAAATTTGGGTTCAAAGCTGTACGCAAGGATGGGAAGCAATGCTATTCCAAGCATATGGATGCAAAGTATATCCCGTAG